The Lolium rigidum isolate FL_2022 chromosome 1, APGP_CSIRO_Lrig_0.1, whole genome shotgun sequence region CCTCCTTTTCATCAGCTTCAATGAAAGCCTTGTGCCGTGCCTCTTGatcgtccttcatcttcttcttcaacttctttaGCTCGCCCTTTAAGCATGTGTTCTCGCTTTGCGCCTCGTCTGCTAGCTTATTAGCTTCCAAAGACTTGGTCAGCCGAAGCTTTAACAGCTTTGCGAAGCTGGATGTTTTCTGCTTCTAGTCGAGTAAATTGATCAGCAAAATCTACCACCAcatcgactgtggcataaattggtTGCAGCAAAGGAATTGAAGAATTATGTCAGATAAACAACGAGCATATCTTAGCCTATACTCGGCTTCCTTCAAAAAGCCAATCATCGGCTCGGGGCTACGATTGGTTATTATCTGTTGAAAACAATATACTTACGTGACCACGCAAAGATGAAGGAGCGGAGGCACTTGCTGAAGGGTTAATCGTCGAAAGAGGAACCTTGGCTacgaatgttcatggcggaggggTGACCATCCGATCAACCCCATCATTCAGAGGCATCGATTCCTTCGCAGATTTCGCCTTTTCAGATAATATTTTTGCCCTCTTCGAGAGAGGaacttcgtcatcatcctcaGAGCTGAACAAAATGAAAGTCAGTGAAGCCGAAAGAAGCTAAATACAAGTAAAAAGAAGTAAGAAGAAAATTACGATATTGATTCAATGTCATCCTCATTTGCGAAGAGTATTGATGGCCTTTTCGAAGCTTGAGGAGTCGAAGTATCTCGGGAAGGTGCATGAGAGACAGTTGTATCGGCATCATCATCGCCTCGTCTGCTAGGACTCGATTCTACCGTCGCTATCAGGTCTTCGTTAATATTCCTGCGACGCATGGATTTAACATGTGCATCATCCTTCGGGACTTCATTACCCGGAGCATCACTATCCTCAAGAATGTTCTGATCATCTTAAGTCTCTTCAGAagcatcatcatcttctggagctacTCCACTTTTGGGTGTAGGTGGATAGCATTGAGCAACAGTAGAAGCCTGTAGAAAGAAAAGACAAAGAATCTTAGATTTAGAAACAAAAGTAACATCAGATGCAAAATCAAATACAAATTACCTCAGAAGGAAGATGCTTAAGATCAAGGGGAGGGCGAGCAGAAGTCAGAACTATGATGTCCTTATGGCTGAGACAAGTCAGACACCGCACTTCACCTCGGAGATCATCTTCAGATAAATCAGTTGGGCTGATCCTTGATGTGTCTGTTACACTAGTGTACATCCAGAGTTGATGAGGCATTGACATCACTGGCTGCACCAGATGATGTTTCCGTTACACTAGTGTACATCCATAGTGCTTCAGGAACACTGAGAtcacttcagtgccgcacatcgtctggCCTCCTGCATTTTTTAGATCCAAGACCTTTTTGTACAGATGATCAGCTGTAGCACTTTCTTCGGCAGTCAGAGTGTTTTACTAGGATTTCTTCGGCACAGCAACAAGAGCATCTTCAAATGGTGGCAGGTTGGAGCACCGTCCTGGTACTGGAATATCTCGAAGATAAAACCACTTCTGCCGCTAGCCTTCGACTGACTCCCTCATCGAGAAGttgaagtagttgatctcctttcTGACAACGAAGCCAACGCCGCCAACCACGGGAGGTCCATCATTGCCATTATAGCGCTTGACATAAAAAATCTTCCTCCACAAGCCCCAGTGGGGGTCGATGTCGAGGAAAGCCTCACACTAGGTGATGACGATCGagagatggagaatggaattgggagtcagctgccaaagttgaatcccgtagaagaaaaggaGAGAGCGGAGAAACTCATGGGCAGGGAGAGAAATCCCACGATACAGAAAAGCGTCAAACATAACAGTAAAGCCTTTCGGAGGCCTTGGACGAGAGGCAAAACCTGGATGAGCGAAGTCAGATTCGACAAATGATATGAGGCCGAGCGACCTCATCTTGTTCTCCTCACGCTTGGTGATGGTGGAAGCACTCCAGTCAAGACCAACCCTGGCTGCGCCTGTGGTGGCACTGGAGCCAGCggatcccttcttcttgcccatggccgcTGAACTCGTGGAAGCAGAGGCAATGGAAGGGGGGAGGCaagggaagaagatgagcagtatggaggcgtaaaaagtgaaaacaTGAAAAGCTTCCCTATTTATAACAAGGAGTAATTGGAGATCGTGGCTGTTATTTTGGCATCATGGGGTGATGGACGAGAATCCAATCGTACATGTGTCAGCAAGGAGAAGTAAGACGAcggcccattactcccactacgtgcggaaatcgaggaggcgcctcggtcaacgcgcaaggactagtcatttcctaactgaccacgcagaagtagggtgggcccgtcaggtcacgtcttgTCAATCGAACCACCGCAGTAaccacgtcatcaatgatgtcatcAAAAGCATCAGCTCCTCGTGAAGCATCCAAAGAAGCCTacaacattcgagtagtacaacttgagtctacacacggttgcaagcattcgTGCCTAgattcgggggctactcccatcgggagcgctggtcgcgtacCTGATAAATATTTTGGACCCGATGGTTTCAGAAGACAcagaatcatgcccggggacttgattctgagtagagtaatGTTGTTTTACCATCGACAGTTAACCAGTATCGATGTATCGAGTAAAACTGGGCATATTACTTAAATCCCTAGCGTGCTTTCAATTGGAGCAATTTACTCAAAGTtattgaagacccgatatacAAAAGATATCGGATGATAACCATAGCTTGCAAAAACATATCGGTAGTTGAaaatattcgagtagtacaacttgagtctacacacggttgcaagcatccgtgcctggactcgggggctactcccatcgggagcgctggtcgcgcacccgataaaaatgaagctttttcgAAGTATTCAAGGTCTTCCGAAGATTTATGGACGTTCGAAAGaatacaactttagtccctgcccgaagctttacttcggccagtcactcgggggctactgatgtgggcattacccttcgggtaatccGTATTGTGCTACTTCTTGTGGCCCAACcaagggcccatgaagatcattcaTTTACCAAGGTGGGCCGTCATATCGATTCCGAAGAATTATACTtggtgaacaaggcaagaagacgaagaacaaggaaagtttagacgtagaactctttgtaacctagtcgtacccggatagacctctcgagacctggctcacaatataagggccaggagagggtctgccgagggacacacaatcaacttAGCCATaatcaccgcaagtctagagctaggtcatccaaaatcttagcctctcgacgagatcttagtccaAGCCTTCGGTTGCCCCATTGTAACCCGGtattttcgataatcaagatcagacaagcaggaagtaagggttttacctcatcgagggtcccgaacctgggtaaatctctctccccgtttgtttggtatccgatgtctcgtgtcagtctgcaggatttcgtcaaccctaagccccaaaaggtgggcattgccgaggagtaccctcgacatcccccgtcccaaaatgtaaggcgtctaagctttagtcaaaagtcaacatatTTTAAGTTTAACCAAATTTATACGTAAAAATATAAGCATTCATAATGCCAAATCAATATCAGTAGATTCGCTAGAAAGTATAGTTTCTCAAAATGTTCTTTTGATATTGTAGATATTCATATTTTgtcgtataaacttggtcaaacttaaaaaatgttGACTTTTGCCTAAAACTTAGGCACCTTACATtgttggaatggagggagtatgtaagAAAACAAACCAAGTTACTAACCGACGCTTAAAAACGagacatgagacatacatattaaaattttctgctTTTCTATAAAAAATATTTCTTTTATTACTAACATGCTACATCTTGTCAACAGTACATTTACTTGGATGTAAATTGAGCCTTAGACGTGTGATGTCAGCTCGTCTTCTTCATGTTTCTCCTGCACTGTTCTttcttcttgattttctctttcttttggtACCACCGGTGTTATCTTATTTTCGTTTTCGTTACTTTTACCCCACAACACGCTGTATAGGCCACCAACCAGTAACATTCCACCCAAAATACTGCAAAAACAAGGGAAGCCAAATTCATTTTTTATATCAGAATGGCTATGACACAAGATAACTAATTCAAAATAACTACAATATTCCAACTTATAATTTGAATAATCTTCAGCAAGAGATCGAGCATTATTTGCATTGTTATCTAGAGGTTTTGACAAGCTCCCTAAAACTGTGTCATTCTCAATTCAAGGTTACTCAAATAGTGCTCTATTCTACCATTCTATCATGAAAATACTATACTGAATTTTCATTTACTTCACTTGTGTTGAAATGATTACCTTCCGAGGTGGATGACTTCtccaagaaagaaagaagagCAAAAGGTAGTAAAAACCAAAGCTAGCGGGCTCCACATCGCGACAAACACGGGTCCTTTCATCTCAGCACACCACGCTTGAGGTACATCAACGCACCCGTCCCAAAGAAAGCCTGCACAATTCAAAAGTGGCGTGAGTAGATCGTGCCTACCAACTTAATTTCATAATTTGTCTACACAAATTAAGATATCAAAACGAACCATATGTGCACAAAGCGAAACGATTGGAAATATAATTAACTAACCGAGTAGAGCACGGCAAGAAGGCCAATATCCAACCCAAGCTTCCATTTGGTGAAGTCCCTCTCAGCCATCATAGCCACAAAAAACGACTGAAGTGCACCAAACAGACACTGCATCGCTGTGGCCATGAGCTTATTCGGGTATTCTTTAAGCAGAGGAACCTGCATTCGTTACACACAACCATTAAGATAAGCAAAAATGAAATTGAACATAATAAAAATAGAGATAACCTCTTTGAATGGTCGAGATAAAACTATTTCTTTTGTTTCAGACATTTCAAGTTCGTTTCTTATAGTTTCTTTGGTTTGATGTGCTTTCTTGAATAAATTAATTAAGTTGGATAGTCGGCTAAAAAAAAACTAACCAGCAGAACAATCCAGAGAGACCATGCTGCGCATGCAAGGAGAAGAAGAAATGTTCCTCTGATCCACGCATCATTGCTGACCAACCACAGCTTGTGAGCGAAGAAGGGGTCTTCGAAATTTTGCAACAAAAAGCTGAAATTCTTCCATTGAAGGATGGGGTGAGCGAGGGGGCGTATGGACGGGCCGGCGTAGAAGGCGATTACAAGCACTCCGGCAAGGCAGAGTGCAACGCCGGCGAGTTTGCCTAGCCCAGAGCGGCTCCGGAGCTTGATCTTCTCCAGCCCTAGCAACAACGCGATGAGGAAGGTAAACACAGGCATGGAGTTGGTGGCCGCCGACCCCACCGTCGCCGAGGTTTGCTTCAGGCTCACGTTGTACACGTTCAGGGTGAAGGTGTTCCTGCAATGCATGCAAAAAATTACAACCAGACCGTGCATACTAAATTATAGAGCTATGGTTAACCTATGTAGTTTTGTCAAATTGATTCAACGCATGGACGGCCCCTAGCGTTTTTTGAGATTGGACGACCGCTCCTTTTTCTTAACCAAAATTGATCTTTTTCAGTGATACGCTCAGTGTTGGAAATTTTGATGAATGCAACAAAATTATCAAATTTTTGTGGGTACTGAAATATTTAAAAAATCAGAACAACCTGGGCCAAAAGTTGAGTTAATTCACTATCGATTTCCTTAAAAAACAATTGTCATATCTCTAGCGGTCAAATATTTTTCAAACTATGAACCAGTCAAGTTTATGGTAACTCTAATGATAAGATTATTGATAACAATTTTCTCCTAATAATTACTTTGTCGTATCCTGGTGCTTCTCCCAATATCAATTCCTGCAGCTTCACGTCACATCTTATCATCTTTGTTGTCATGTTTGTACATGAGTATGACTACGCAAGAAACATGTTGTGGACTCCTTTGCTTCGCTATTTGTGACACCGCCATTGCTCGGCCTCTCTCACTTGGTTCTCATGTATGTGACAGCGTCGGTGCGGTGCTCGCACTCGGTTCGCACCATACGCCTATTGCATTTGCTTGCAATGGTTTCTCCTTCTACCGATCGCATACCTCATTGCTTTACGGTAGCTTCTTCTACCACCGTCCACAACATCGCACCAAACCCACACTGGCCGTACTCAGGCCGTGCTAAGAGCACATGGACACAAGTCGCAGAATAATGTGCACACCTTAAAAACTAATCAAGTTGCTTATGCTAACTCTACACATTAATGCAAAGATTATTGCTAACAGGAGGAACGTGCATCCCCTCCCGCCAGCAACCAAAACCCAACACGCAAAGAGGACAACTCAGACCTGACCAAcctatgccaaaaaaaaaaagatttgaaAGGAGCTTCGGCAAGGAGCTCGCTTGTGACCGCCGGGAGGGGTCTTAGTTTTGAAGACCCCTCCAGGACATTAAGCATGAGGTTAGAGCAGAACTATCCCTCTCCATAGGCGATGGCTCGACCCATGGCTTGGTGGCCGTCCCATTCGCCTAGACTTCATGGCTCTCTTTGCCATTTGCGCAGACCCATCTATGCTTGTTGCGGATGCTGCCCATGGGGGCTGGGATCTCATGTTCCATCGCGGCCTGACCCAGGGAGAGGCCCTGAGTCTGGCTTCGTTGCGGAACCTCCTCCGTACGGTATGCCGGGAGGGTTAGACTCTCCCTCATGGCGCTTAACGCCATCTGGCTCGTTCTCCGTGAGATCAGCCTATAGGGTCTTGTTTAGGGGGCCTATTTTACCTTGGACGTCCCCTCTTTTCAAGGCTCACATCCCGCTAAAGACAAAGATTTTCCTGTGGCAGCTGCTTAGGGATCGCCTTCCCTCTGGGGTGGAGGTTGCGAAGCGGCACAGGCCGGGCAACGGTCTTTTCCCTTTATGTGCGgttccggagacgacgacgcacaTCATGTTCTCTTGCCCCGCAACTCAATTTATTTGGAGCTTCCTTCATGAGGCGCTGGGGCCTGAGTGGCGGGCCTCAGCCCGTGACGACTTCATTGAGGCCCATGCGAACAACACCGGTAGGAGGAGGCGCCTCTTCTGGCTTTTGTCCGCGGCCTTGACCTGGACCCTTTGGACTGTGCACAATAAGATGGTGATTGAGCGTATATTGCCTCGACGCGCTTCTGACTCTATCTATACTTTCTTGGCTTTGTTGCAGCAGTGGTACCCGCTGTGTAGATAGCGGGACAGGGAGCGCCTGGACGCCATGTTGGAGGATCTTCTTGCGGCAGCCTGCCGCATTTCTACGTCGTCCAGCCTTGAGTAGCACTCTTCTTTGTGTTGTATCGCTTCTTTTTCTTTCGGCTAGGCATGTTGTGTTGTGGCCCCAGTAGATCGTTGGTGCCCGGGGGTTTTTGGCTGTGTTGTATTGAACCTTGTATGGATGTggctgctttatttataaagcatgGCGGACCGGCCTGCAACCGACGGATATGAAATTCGCGGTGCCAAATCCTGGCATGCGAAGGGTCCCGACTCCGGCATGACGCCACCCATCCGCTCTCACTGCGACGTGGGACTCCCAACATCTCGCGACGTCCTGCCGTGGGCCGCAAGGCTCGCGCCGGCGAGCTTGACCGTGACACTCACCGACGCAGGCTCCGCGCAGACCACCTCTGCAGGCTCGCGTTGCTCAAGATATGAAAAACGCCACCCTGACTTGGAGTCGGACAGAATGGGATAGTGCAGTGGGGAGTGGGGGAAGAGGAAGGAGGAAGCAGGGACGCCCCTCCGCCACCGTAGGCCAGCCGGCGGTCCACGGCAAGGGCCGTAGGAAACGGGGAGAAACAAATGCAGCGTGTATTTACACTGTCAGATTCCCTGCTTTTCTGCTTTGTGATTCGTACGCTAAGTTTTACGCAGCTTCATTGTGTTTTTGAAAGTTTACAAATTATTGATATTCAACGGAACAAAATGATCATATGTACCGGAGGTCCTGTGTATGGATTATGGAACCAAGTCGCGTTAAAGGGTTCTGTTCAGTCTAAAAGTATAATCTGTCTAACCTCTTGGTAACTCTGTTGAAATCACCTCACACCTCCCTCTATCTCATGATCAACCACTTCGACGAGGTTTCCTTCTCCGCGCCGCCACATTTTGAGAAAAATGAAATGGAGCGCTCAACGAGAGTGTGTGGATAGATGTGCATACCCAAGTAAGGCGTAGAGGAAGAGCTTGAAGAGCAGCCGGCACGACATTGTCTGTTCTGGTGTCGCCTTGGTGGTTAATCGGCTCCGGTGGTTGGAGATGAGGGCgatggggaggaggagggcggaggcAGCGGCCAGGCGGTAGAAGATGAAGACGTATGTGTTGATGCCGCTGTCGAATGCCGCCTTGGAGACGACGAAGAGGCCCATGTAAATGACCTGGATTGCCACGGCAACCACGTACGGCGTCTTGCACCCGTCCATTATCACGGCACCGGCCGGGGACGGCGATGTATTGCAGTAATGCCGGTCGGATAAGCTGCCCTGCTGGTGGATCCGTATGTGTGTTTCTATTTCGATCACTTGCAAAATGGAGAAGAAGGTACGTTGGTCAACATACAGTCTATATATATACATGTTCTGTGTTTAGAGCTAGCTAGCATGTATACACGACGCACGGTGGTGACCGGCTAGAGAATACACAATAATTAGTCCAACATGAATGCATGTTGCCATTAGTTTTAATATGGTAAGCCCACGCCTTCTTCACGCATATGATTGATTAGTTGGTCATAACGTACTAGTCcataattattaattttgttaTTATCGAAACGGGGACTGACCAGCTGAAGCATGTGTCATGAGATCATTTTGTGTTCACACTCCTAACAAATTGGCGATTCCACACAAACCAAATCGTGGTAGGCCATTTCATTTTTTACACTTCTTTTTCGTATAaccaaaataaaaacataaatATTATAACATGTTGCATTACTATTTCTAGTACCCCCTCTCCATCTCATAAACTATTTTATGATTGTCTTATTGGTTTAAGTATTCGTTTAATTATGGTCTTATTGGACTATTTTTTTTCTTGTATATGGTTGTGTATGGATGATTGAAGATAGGTGTGAGCTTGAGATTCCTCTAGTAGTTGTGCGTAAATAGATATGATTTAAAAGATAAAATGAAGCACATATGTATAATATTATACTGTATTCAATACGGGAAGTACGTCCTAATATGCACCATGATGCATGTGACCATTCTAGTTTTAATATGGCAAGTCCACGCCTTCATCAAGCATATGATTAGTTAGTTGGTCATAACATGCTTCCCTGTAACTAATATTGTTATCGAAACAGGGACTAAGCGGCTGAAGCACGTGTGACCAGATCATTTTTTGTTCACAATCCCAACAAATTGGCGATTCTACACCGGCCAAATCTTCCTATAGGCCATTTGATTTTTCACACTTCTCTTTCGTATAACCAAAATGTAAACAAAAATATTATGATGTGTTGCATTATTATTTCTAGAACTTCCCCCGTCCCATAAAACTGGCAAATATCAATCCTCTCCTTGCCGGCGGATGCCCCGCTGTTGGTATGAAGTGTGACATGTGCTCAaatttcactagt contains the following coding sequences:
- the LOC124657253 gene encoding WAT1-related protein At5g64700-like gives rise to the protein MYIYRLYVDQRTFFSILQVIEIETHIRIHQQGSLSDRHYCNTSPSPAGAVIMDGCKTPYVVAVAIQVIYMGLFVVSKAAFDSGINTYVFIFYRLAAASALLLPIALISNHRSRLTTKATPEQTMSCRLLFKLFLYALLGNTFTLNVYNVSLKQTSATVGSAATNSMPVFTFLIALLLGLEKIKLRSRSGLGKLAGVALCLAGVLVIAFYAGPSIRPLAHPILQWKNFSFLLQNFEDPFFAHKLWLVSNDAWIRGTFLLLLACAAWSLWIVLLVPLLKEYPNKLMATAMQCLFGALQSFFVAMMAERDFTKWKLGLDIGLLAVLYSVSFLWDGCVDVPQAWCAEMKGPVFVAMWSPLALVFTTFCSSFFLGEVIHLGSILGGMLLVGGLYSVLWGKSNENENKITPVVPKERENQEERTVQEKHEEDELTSHV